Genomic DNA from Thermodesulfobacteriota bacterium:
TTTTCTCTAACTGGCACTCAGCACGTGAAATAATAACTTTAAGTCCCTTTTCCTCATCATATGCGTTTCTTAGAACGTCAATTGATTCTTGAAGATCATATGGATCAACTGTCTTAATCCACTTAACTCCAGCTCCTTTAAGAGCTTTCTCGATGTCCATAACCACGCCCTCTTGGCGCATGTTATTTCCAGAAGCAGGGTTTTCATGGTGCCCGGTCATAGAAGTCCAGAAATTCTCTAAGATGATTAAGATTGCATCCTGATTGTTGTATACAGCGTTTGCTATGCTGGTGGTAAGTCCGCTATGCCAAAATGTGCCGTCACCCATAAAAGAGATGACTCTCTTATTTGCCATACGAGAAAGCGCTGAGGCTGAAGCTAGCCCTATTCCCATTCCAGTGATTGAGTTACTAAGATCAAACGGAGGAAGCCCACTCATTGAGTAACACCCAATATCAGATGCATAGTAGGATCTGCCGTAATCTTCTTCTAAGATTTTAATAGCTGTAAAAATTGGCCTTTCAGGGCATCCTGTACAGAAAACAGGGTTCCTTTTGGCAACTGGTTCTTTTAAGTAATTTGCGGCTTTTTCTTTATGCTTTTCAGTATATTCACTTCTCTCTTTGATTCTCTCTTTTTCGTACTCAGAGAATGTATTCTTCAAAAGAAAACTACCAACACCTTTTGCTATGTGATCAGGTGTATACTCACCAGCTTTAGGGAGTATATCTTTTCCAAAAATGTCTAGACCTAACCTCGCCCTTTGTGCAATAGAACGGATTTGCTCCTCTAGAAGGTTAGGCATTCCCTCTTCGACAATTAATATTGCTTTTTTATCTCTCATAAAGAGAATAATCTCCTCTGGAACTAGAGGATTTGTAACGTTTAAATTAAGTATAGGAAGTTTTGTCTCCCCGTATAAATTGGCCTCACCAAGATTATAAAGACATCTCATAAGCGAGTTGTAAATCATTCCATGTGTTATGATTCCGATAGACTTTTCATCACCGTCAAAAAATTCATTTAGCTTATTCTCTAAGATAAATTTCTGAGCTGCAGGCAAACGGTCGTTATATTTTTTCTTCTCATGATCAAATGTGAATGGAGGAAGAGGAATTGTCTCAAGATCGGTTTTAAGATCCTGAATTTGATCGAGCATGCTTATAGGAGGTTGTATATTGTCATCACATTTCATCTTGTTCATTATGTGGGCTACCCTGGTAGATAAGAGAAACATGATGGGCATATTTGAATACTCAGAGAGCTCAAAGCCCTTTTGAACCATATTTGCCACATGCTCCAGATCACCCCTTGGATCCATCACTGCCATCGTTGACTTAAGAGCAAAAGGAAGCGCCCTCTCAGCTACACATGTACTGTCACAGCCGTAATCCTCACCTACAATTATCATTGCCCCGCCAGTAACACCAGAGGAGGAAATATGAGATAGAGCATCAGAGGCAACGTTGGTGCCGACGATCTTCCAGTTAACAGATCCTCTTATCGGATAGCTGATTGAAGCTGAAAGAAGTGAAGCTGCTGAAGCCTCATTGCCTGAGCAATCAAAGTAAATGCCTTTTGGCTTTAAAATCGTGTCGTAGGAATCAGATATTGCATCGATCAGGCTTGCAGTTGGTGATCCTGGGTAGCCGCCTAAATATGCCACACCGGACTGCAGAAACGCCTTTAAAATAGCAAGTGGAGTGTCTCCGTATAGTGTCTCGCCTTTGCCGAAATTTAGTTGCTCGAGCAGTTCTTTTGAATAACCCATATATTTTCCTTTTGAGGCGCCAATCTGTTTGTAAGATTGAGATATAATGTACCAGATAAGAGCCTTGGATACTAGAAAAATTATTTAAGACAGGGATTTATAAATATTTAAGTGGCTGAAATCAAACAGAATTAAGGCTGTCTCGAATCACGTAGTAATATTCTCTTAGCGCCTCTTCCTGTCTGTATGTAACAAAGTGAACAGGCCTTCTTTGCTTAACCTCTTCAAGCGCTTGATCAGCGCTAATCCCAAGATGGTGAATTAAGTAGCTTGCCAGCATGATATTTGTTCTTCCCATCCCTGCGTAGCAATGAACCAATACTCTTTTATTTTGAGCTATTTGAGTTTTTGTGAAATCAATAAACTCTATAAAATCTTCATACTCAGGTGGTCCAAAGTCATCAATTGAGATGTTCTTAACCGTAAATTGATCATGATCCACAAAATGCTCTTTTTCCTGCAGGTTTACAATAACATCTATGCCATTAGATCTTAAAAAGCTTAAATCATCATCGAGTGGATAAATAAGTCCTGGCCTCTCCATTCCGGCAATAGTGTCTTCTACAATCCATGAGAATCTCTCAGGCATGACTAAAACCCTCTCTTTAATTCTGAAACATATTTATCCGCTTGTCTGGTAGGCTCAGGAATCCTATAGCCTCTTGAGCACTCTTTTGCAATCTTGATAGAGGTTGAAAGGTTAATCTTATGGCCGATTGAAATAAATACAGGCTTAGTATTCCTCTTAGTTCTAAGCACAGCTCCAATTTTCTTTCCGTCCTTGGCAACCAAAGATTCAGATGAACCCGGGACATCGTCTGGCATATTGTAGTCTCCGTAGAGCTTTTTCTTAGCTATGCCCATTGCCGGAATGTCAAGTAGTACGCCTACATAGGACGCTATTCCAAAACCTCTGGGATGCGCAATGCCCTGCCCGTCAAGGATAAGTACATCAGGTTTAGTCTTAAGAGCTTTGTAAGTTTTAATTATTGCAGGTCCTTCGCGAAATGCTAAAAGTCCAGGTATATATGGAAACTGTTCATCCACCACTTTAAATGCTCTTTCGGTCTCAGATAGCTCGGGGTATTTAAACACAATAATGCCGCATACAAGCTGATTTGTATCTTTTAGAATCGCCAAATCAGCCCCGGCTATGGTTTTTATTGATCTAAATCCATTTTTGGAAGAGACTTTATTCTTAAGCTCTTTCTGAATAGATATAGCCTCAGAATAGTCAGGGGGACTTGCGCTGTATAACTTTTGCAGCCTAGTATTGTTAATGGGAGACATATATTTCTTTTAAAGCTCGTTTAAATTTAGGCGCATAAAGCAATTCAAAGGCAAGCTCTTTTTCTGGGAAGAGCCTAAGCGCGTAGGCTCTCACTTTATCAAAATGCTCCAAAGCTTCATCTCTACTCATATCGGTCTGATAGATTAAAGACAAAGTTAGATCAACCATAAATCTAAGCCTTCTAAGCTTTTTGTTTTCTTCGGTGATGTCTTGGCTTGTTGGTTTATCCTTTTTCATATCTTCCCAATCACAACAATTTAAACAATCTCAATTAGAGTATACACTAACTTTATAGGACTCAGATATCTGCACCTTATTTGTCCATGAGTATAAAATTCGGTAGAATCAAACTTCAACTACAGTTCACTAAAGTAGATAATATGAAACTGAAAATGGCATTTGTGATGGATCCGGTAGATAGTATTAATACCGAGAAAGACACGACATTTGTGCTGATGCTTGAGGCTCAGGCAAAGGGTCATGAGGTTTGGTATTTAGAGCTTAAAGATCTGTTTGTAAAAGAAGCTAGGCCATATGGAAATGCTACCCCAATCACACTTGAAAGGAGTGAGGTTTTTTATCATTTAGGACAGACACAAACTCTTAGTCTCGATAGCTTTGATACAGTATGGATGAGAAAAGACCCTCCGGTTAACAATGATTTTCTTTACGCAACTTATATTCTAAGCCTGGTTGATGAAACCAAGACTAAAGTAATTAATAATCCAACAGGTATTAGAGAATCCAATGAGAAGATGTATTCACTGTTTTTCCCTGAAATAATTCCTGACAGCCTAGTTACAAAAAACATATCAGAGCTTCAGGAGTTCTTAAATGAGTCTGGGGGAGAAATGGTGGTTAAGCCTCTTGACGGTCATGGTGGAGAAGGAATTTTTTATGTGCGAGAGGGTGATAAAAACGCAAATGTAATTTTGGAGAGCATCACTAAATTTGAGAGCGAATACATAATCGCCCAGAAATTTATAAAAGAGGTATCAGTTGGTGACAAGAGAATAATAATATTAAACGGAGAGCCTCTGGGAGCCGTTCTCAGGGTTCCTAAATCGGGCGGGGAGTTCAGATCTAATTTCCACTCAGGGGGAAGCCCGGCAAAATCAGACTTAACTGACAGAGACCTTGAGATTTGCCAACTTATTGGCCCTAGACTAAGAGAGGACGGGCTATATTTTGTCGGCATCGATGTAATCGGAGGCTATGTTACTGAGATTAATACAACAAGCCCTACCGGAATACAGGAAATTAATAATCTTGATAGAGTCAAACTTGAAACTAAGGTTATAGAGTTTGCTGAGGAGCTTTGTGGTTAAGGAGAGGTCATGAAAATATCTAAAGAAGATGTAGTTAAAGTAGCCGAGCTTGCAAGACTTGAATTTAGAGAAGAGGAAGTTGAAAAATTCACCGAGCAGCTTGGTAGCATATTGGAATACATTGAGAAATTAAACGAGCTTGATACCGACAGCGTCGAGCCTACATCGCATGTGTTAGATTCCTCTACTCCGCTTAGAGAAGATAAACGGGTAAAAACACTCAGCACCGATCAAGTTCTTCAAAACGCGCCCGAGAGTGAAGATGATTTCTTTGTTGTGCCACAAGTGATTGAAGATTAAGGAGAATTACAAACATGGATGTAGAGCATTTAACTATTAAACATGCGTCTGAACTTATAGAATCAAAAGAGATTTCACCAGTTGAGCTTGCAAATGCTTTTTTGCAAAGGATTGAAGAAAAAGACCAAGCTCTAAATACTTATATCTCGGTGATGGCAGATAGAGCTCTTGAGACAGCCGCCCAAGCAGAAAAAGAAATATTATCTGGAAACTACAAAGGGCCTCTTCACGGAATACCTTTAGCTCTTAAAGACATATTTATTACTAAAGATGTAACGACCACATGCGGCTCAAAGATGCTCGAGAATTTCATACCTCCCTATGACGCAACAGTAACTCAGAAATTAATGGATTCAGGCGCCGTTATTCTAGGTAAGAATAATATGGACGAGTTTGCTATGGGCTCATCTACTGAGAATTCTTTTTTTGGACCTACAAAAAACCCATGGGATATTGAAAAAGTCCCTGGCGGATCTAGCGGCGGCTCGGCATCTGCTACTGCAGCCTCACTTTGCATGGGATCTATAGGAACCGATACTGGAGGATCAATTCGTCAGCCGGCGGCATTTTGCGGAGTGGTCGGAATGAAACCTACCTACGGGAGGGTAAGCAGGTTTGGCATGGTAGCTTTTGCCTCATCACTTGATCAGGCAGGACCCTTTACGAAAACCGTTGAAGACACCGCACTAATACTAAATTCCATATCAGGACACGATCCAAAAGATTCAACTTGTGCAAACGTTGCTGTGCCTGATTACACTCAGGCCCTAAAGGATGATCTCAAAGGACTTAAGATTGGGGTTCCGAAAGAGTATTTTGTTGATGGCATGG
This window encodes:
- a CDS encoding indolepyruvate ferredoxin oxidoreductase subunit alpha, whose product is MGYSKELLEQLNFGKGETLYGDTPLAILKAFLQSGVAYLGGYPGSPTASLIDAISDSYDTILKPKGIYFDCSGNEASAASLLSASISYPIRGSVNWKIVGTNVASDALSHISSSGVTGGAMIIVGEDYGCDSTCVAERALPFALKSTMAVMDPRGDLEHVANMVQKGFELSEYSNMPIMFLLSTRVAHIMNKMKCDDNIQPPISMLDQIQDLKTDLETIPLPPFTFDHEKKKYNDRLPAAQKFILENKLNEFFDGDEKSIGIITHGMIYNSLMRCLYNLGEANLYGETKLPILNLNVTNPLVPEEIILFMRDKKAILIVEEGMPNLLEEQIRSIAQRARLGLDIFGKDILPKAGEYTPDHIAKGVGSFLLKNTFSEYEKERIKERSEYTEKHKEKAANYLKEPVAKRNPVFCTGCPERPIFTAIKILEEDYGRSYYASDIGCYSMSGLPPFDLSNSITGMGIGLASASALSRMANKRVISFMGDGTFWHSGLTTSIANAVYNNQDAILIILENFWTSMTGHHENPASGNNMRQEGVVMDIEKALKGAGVKWIKTVDPYDLQESIDVLRNAYDEEKGLKVIISRAECQLEKTRRERGIIKEKIKAGKRVKQQKLGVDPEVCTGDHSCMRYNGCPSLTLKDSPTVLRDDPVAHIEYSCVGCGLCGEIAHAAVLCPSFYKVEIVDNPSMFDKLGAKINRSLLKMISKNGWMG
- a CDS encoding dual specificity protein phosphatase family protein; the encoded protein is MPERFSWIVEDTIAGMERPGLIYPLDDDLSFLRSNGIDVIVNLQEKEHFVDHDQFTVKNISIDDFGPPEYEDFIEFIDFTKTQIAQNKRVLVHCYAGMGRTNIMLASYLIHHLGISADQALEEVKQRRPVHFVTYRQEEALREYYYVIRDSLNSV
- the nfi gene encoding deoxyribonuclease V (cleaves DNA at apurinic or apyrimidinic sites), giving the protein MSPINNTRLQKLYSASPPDYSEAISIQKELKNKVSSKNGFRSIKTIAGADLAILKDTNQLVCGIIVFKYPELSETERAFKVVDEQFPYIPGLLAFREGPAIIKTYKALKTKPDVLILDGQGIAHPRGFGIASYVGVLLDIPAMGIAKKKLYGDYNMPDDVPGSSESLVAKDGKKIGAVLRTKRNTKPVFISIGHKINLSTSIKIAKECSRGYRIPEPTRQADKYVSELKRGF
- the gatC gene encoding Asp-tRNA(Asn)/Glu-tRNA(Gln) amidotransferase subunit GatC; its protein translation is MKISKEDVVKVAELARLEFREEEVEKFTEQLGSILEYIEKLNELDTDSVEPTSHVLDSSTPLREDKRVKTLSTDQVLQNAPESEDDFFVVPQVIED
- the gatA gene encoding Asp-tRNA(Asn)/Glu-tRNA(Gln) amidotransferase subunit GatA, with the protein product MDVEHLTIKHASELIESKEISPVELANAFLQRIEEKDQALNTYISVMADRALETAAQAEKEILSGNYKGPLHGIPLALKDIFITKDVTTTCGSKMLENFIPPYDATVTQKLMDSGAVILGKNNMDEFAMGSSTENSFFGPTKNPWDIEKVPGGSSGGSASATAASLCMGSIGTDTGGSIRQPAAFCGVVGMKPTYGRVSRFGMVAFASSLDQAGPFTKTVEDTALILNSISGHDPKDSTCANVAVPDYTQALKDDLKGLKIGVPKEYFVDGMDEDVEQAAKLAISELQNLGAEIIEISLPHTEYAVLTYYIIAPSEASSNLARYDGVKYGYRAQGAETLNEMYFKTRAEGFGDEVKRRIMLGTYALSSGYYDAYYLKAQKVRTLIKKDFDQAFEKVDAIVAPTTPEVAFKIGEKTQDPLTMYLSDVLTIPCNIAGLPGISVPCGFSKEGLPIGIQVLGKAFDEETVLHVAHSYENNTDWSNKTPEI
- the gshB gene encoding glutathione synthase, producing the protein MKLKMAFVMDPVDSINTEKDTTFVLMLEAQAKGHEVWYLELKDLFVKEARPYGNATPITLERSEVFYHLGQTQTLSLDSFDTVWMRKDPPVNNDFLYATYILSLVDETKTKVINNPTGIRESNEKMYSLFFPEIIPDSLVTKNISELQEFLNESGGEMVVKPLDGHGGEGIFYVREGDKNANVILESITKFESEYIIAQKFIKEVSVGDKRIIILNGEPLGAVLRVPKSGGEFRSNFHSGGSPAKSDLTDRDLEICQLIGPRLREDGLYFVGIDVIGGYVTEINTTSPTGIQEINNLDRVKLETKVIEFAEELCG